Proteins from a single region of Chanodichthys erythropterus isolate Z2021 chromosome 13, ASM2448905v1, whole genome shotgun sequence:
- the hspb1 gene encoding heat shock protein beta-1, producing the protein MAERRIPFSFMHGSPWDPFRDWYQGSRLFDQTFGMPPFSEEMPTFPSTHWPGYIRPFGHPDMPSLMQSPAMAQMPMSPPAVMVPPNYGRALSRQLSTGMSEIKQTQDAWKISLDVNHFAPEELSVKTKDGVVEITGKHEERKDEHGFVSRCFTRKYTLPSGVDSEKITSCLSPEGVLTIEAPLPKPAIQGSEINIPVNTGSSTAAVSATKKP; encoded by the exons ATGGCCGAGAGACGCATTCCCTTCAGCTTCATGCACGGCTCACCCTGGGACCCTTTCCGCGACTGGTACCAGGGCAGCCGGCTCTTCGATCAAACCTTCGGGATGCCACCCTTCTCCGAGGAGATGCCCACTTTCCCGAGCACGCACTGGCCCGGATACATTCGGCCCTTTGGACATCCCGACATGCCCTCCTTAATGCAGAGCCCAGCGATGGCTCAGATGCCCATGTCGCCCCCCGCGGTGATGGTGCCTCCAAACTACGGACGGGCCCTTTCCCGACAGCTCAGCACGGGAATGTCTGAGATAAAACAGACGCAGGACGCATGGAAGATCAGCCTGGACGTCAATCACTTCGCCCCAGAGGAGCTGTCGGTGAAGACCAAAGATGGGGTGGTGGAGATCACCG GCAAACACGAGGAGAGGAAGGATGAACACGGCTTCGTGTCCAGATGTTTCACCAGGAAATACAC TCTGCCCTCTGGTGTCGACTCTGAGAAGATCACCTCCTGTCTGTCTCCTGAGGGCGTCCTGACCATTGAAGCTCCTCTGCCCAAACCTGCAATCCAGGGCTCTGAAATCAACATCCCTGTTAACACAGGCAGCAGCACAGCGGCCGTCAGCGCCACGAAGAAACCCTGA